The window GCCTTCGTTCCCAGTGACCGCTTCATCTTTGCTTCCTGCATCCACACGTCTTCCCCCATGTCCAGCTCtacgtcctctctcctctcctcttgttccccttcttcttcttcctcttcttgctctgcCGCTTCAGTTTCGTCTTGTGTCTCACCTGCGTCTTCTGGCATCGCTCCCATCGCCCCTGGGAGTTTCTACGCCTCGCACAATCGCCCTAGGAGGCAACTGGAGAGCCTCAATCCTTCCCTCCCGTCCTCCGCTTCAGCTTCGACCTCGTCGAGGCCTGGCAAAGCAGGAGGGGACTCCGTGTTCACATTTGGGAAGCACGCAGGGAAATCGTTCTCGACAGTTGCGAAGGAAGACGGTAGTTATTGCTCTTGGGCCTTGTCCACGCCGAACCCCACCGGTTCGCTCCTCCTTTTTGTAGAGTTTCtaaagagacgcagcggggcAGTTGGTCAAGCAGAACATTCCCGCGGCTCTGCGAAAGATGAAGGCAGAAgccagcttctctcttcgttgccTCGGGCGCCGCCTGGTGAGCCGAAGGCCGGCCAAGCATCGAGCTCTCACTACAGAAACGAGTTAAACACAACAGCTGCTGCACTTCCCCTGTCTGTTTCTGCATCTTCCCCAcctgcgtctgctgtctGCTCTTATTCTCATTCTTCGGATTCTGCactttcttcaccttcttgTTCCGCATCGTCTTCTAACAGAGTCCCAGCCACGCCTGATGGACACAGGACGTGTGGAGATGCAAGTAGCCGTACGCCTGCTGACACGGACGACTGGGATGAACTCCTAGGACTCGCACCGACTCCACgccctgcgtcttcgccctcctcttcctcttcggtgtctttcgcttcttccttgtctttcgcttcttcgttgtcttccgcgtcgttgtcgtcctcgtcctctcccgcATCGACGCCTCGGCCTTCCACTTCCGGCGGCAGTTTGAGTCGGCCTCAGAACCCCTCAACTCTGCTTGgtgcctccgccgccgtctcgtgTCCGCCAGCCCCCTTGGTGAACCTAGACCTGTTCGATTCGTTTGCTTACAACCGCCCGGGCTCCGTCACAGACCGCAACCGTCCACCTTCGCTCAATGACCAGACTCCCCGCCAACCCTTGAGCTCTCCCGCACCGTCTCCGACcgctctcccgtcttctgccgcgtcttcgtgtgcttcctctcttccgtcttcagATCTTCCTGCCTCGTTACGGCCACCTCCCGGGTCTGCCTCCGCGCCTGTGCCGCGAGTGACTGTGGatgtctctgtcgccttccagCTGTGTGCTCCAGACGCCTTTCGCATCGTCGCTCAGAAAAACGTGTCTGGAAATCGGGGCCGAGGAAAGGGAGCCTCCACCTGCAGCAAAGCTGCAGGTGGAGGCTGGGTCACGCATCTTCCGCGGGAGCTCTGGCTGTTCCTCAAGGTGAGAGAAGCGCCGTTCTCGGAgtgacagagaaaggcgaagtCGCGactttccgcgtctccgcatgACGCGACAGCAAGAGACGCCTTCACATGCGACGAAAATATGCGCAGCGGCTCTGGCCATCTCCATGGTGATTGAAGCGTTGCAGTGAACTGTCTCGCGATatccttcgcctttctcagaACACAGATTCAAAGCACAGAGAAGCATACATACCCatccatatatgtatatatatacatatagatatatatatccttATATGTATGCATTTTTCGTTTACATTTATATCcctacacatatgtatatacaggcGAAACTCTCTCTATACATCAAACTGCgtctgcttttctctcgggtgCAAGGATATGAACCCGACGTAGTTACTGAGCGGAGTATTCTTGGGCGCATGATGGGTTCGTGAAGAAGCGTGAACATACGCTGACAGAGCTCCAGCTGTGCACATGCGCTCGAGCGTTCAGTGCTTTCGCTGCACGATACACGCGCTCTCTTTTACTTTTCTTAGGAGCTTGGGCCGCTGAACCCTATGGGAGTGGGAGGCCGAGACACCCATgcgctcgcctttcctgcAGAGAAGTACGACCTCGTCCTCAGAAGCCTCAACGAGGTAAGgtctgcgccttccttctgcctggagggagaggcacaCGACGCGCGCGGCCTTGACTCTCTTGGGGTCGAACACAAATGCCGACAAGTCTATCCTGCACGCCAATGCATGAGCACCTtcgggaaacgcgcggagTAACCTTCGCGACGTGCACATCCAGGCGCACGGATCCGAGTGGCGTACGCTGCCGTTGTGAGGTCGTAGACGTCTTCTGAACATCTAGAACAAAATGTATCTCCAGACGCGCCTTTGTGGAAGCTGCATTTGTAGGTAAAATTCATATCCACATATTTGGCGCGAGCCCCAGCAGGGTGATATGTGATGAGGAAGACAGCTCCCGAGTGACAGCGGCCACAAGAATCCCCAAATGCGAGGACGAAGGCTCGAATGGGGTGTCGCGAGGTCGCGTGTTTTTGTCGTTGTTTCTCattttctttctgtgcggGGCTCGTTGGTTTTGGTCCTTTTCTTCGGTGTTTCTTTGGACTTGGCACGTCGCTTTTGCGGATTGCGGTTCTGCAGCGGTTCATCTTCACGGATTTGTTTCCGCTCCCCGCCTTTGTTCTGCGCGCATTTCGCGCCTTCATGGGCTTTGCGTCGCCGCAACGTCTACCTCGGAAGACGGCCTTAATTCTTCTCAACCAAACGTCTCCTTCGACGCGACGAAGAATCGAggctcttccgtcttcgctcgctGCTGGAGCTGTGACGACAGACGGGGGATCGGGGCACAACGAGAACCCGGCGAGAGAgcacgaggaaaagagagaggcaaagagggaaaccgagaaggaagaaatggagaacgagacggcgCTGATCAAAGAGCTAAAGCCTTTCCAGGTACTGTGGAGAAGACATCGAAACAGACACGATTAGGAAACGGCGATACGCACAGTGCAGTGGACGTTTTTTCCACCGTGTCAAGCGTTGTTTTGTGCTTCCTCGCGGCATCCCGATGGCATTGCAGctgagacgcagaagacgaaaacacgAGTCTTCATCGCCCGTTGCACTGCTCCTGGCGCGCCGTTTCCCCAATCTttttcgccctcgtcctctttcaGATCTGCCGCTCCGTGGTGCTTGCCGTTCTTCGTTCGCATGGCCGTGCACACGTGCTCCTGCGCTGTCACCGCCttcccctccgtttctctctcccactGCTTTTTTGCTTTCCGCCTGACGTTTGGAGCGGGTTGTGGGAGCTGTCTGATGGGCCAGGGCTCGTTCGTTTGTTGCCGCGTTCTTGCTCTCCATGTCTCGCTCTTTTGGATCTGTGTTTTGCCTGCGTGTCTGCGTTGCCTTCTCTGGGGGATGTCCTGgaaacgccttcttccccccgtGTGCCTTCCCATTTTGAGTTTTCTTGCTCTTCGTCTCACCTGTCCGCGCTTTTTTACAGCTCGAAGGATATCGATTTGGGCTTCAACGGAACGGCCGCGTGCTAGTTGGAGACGAGATGGGTCTTGGCAAGACTCTCCAGGTAAAGCTTCGCCTCTGGGGGACTGTCAGCTGCATCTCCTCTGTGGATTTGTTAAGGCGTGTTCTTCTAGATTTCTCAGATCTGTCCTGGGATTTCAGGTTTTTTGCATCGAAGCTCTGTTTCGGCGACCTTGCGTGTAGCGACTGCTTCCACGTGGCGAAAGACTCAacggtctctctccttcctttgcttttttctctcgtcccttGGACTGCggtgtgtctgtacaccctATCCTCGCGCGGCGTTTCTAGCAGAAGACCTCTCTTTTGTTTTAacttttccctcgtttccccgCGGTCTGCGCTTTGCTGCTCTCTGTGTGGTCGTCCGTGCCTTCCCGTCCATGGGCGTGTGTGCATTGTGTGTGGGCCTCGAAACAGTTGTACTTTTTGAGAAGCCGAATGCCGTTTTCCACAAACTTCACGCTCCACTGATAGAAACGGCTGCCGCTGTCGGCGCTTTCTGAGGACTGACGCGACTGCGTGTGACGGCGCCGCCTTGTCTCAAACTCACGTCCTTGTTGAACCTCCGCGGGGCGTGGATCGCTTTCTTTAGCGTCGGCCTATATTCcgttctcgcgcttccccttgccggttcctctctgcctttgctCGCAGGCCCTCGCCATCGCAGCCTTCTACCACAACGAATGGCCTTTCCTCGTCATCTGTCCGTCGTCGATGTAGGTCGTATGTTTCTCCTGCGCAGAGCCTCCCCATTGCatgcctcctgtctcttctccgcaggCATCTTGCGTCTGAAGGCGTCGCGTCGAagcctttttctcgtctctctggtAACTCGTGTCGGCTCGTTTCGCAGATGGGACGCATCTCTTGCTTTCCCGTCGAGTggcaagcagagaggagagagcgagacgtgACCTTCACAATCGCGGATGTGCGAAATgacatctgcatgcaagagGCGTTCTTCGAATCTGTGCGTAGCGAACTCAGGGTTCCCCTcacgctgcatgcgcgccccgtgcgagagacgcgccaggCTTTGGAtatacgtgcatgcgccgattTCGATGCTTATACATGCACAGGCTTGCATGCATCTCAAGGTGCGCACGCGGAGGCGTGTCTGCTACTCTTTATCGgacgttttctcttttttgcgtTCCTTGCCTGCGCCGCCCAGCCGCTTCCAATGGCGAGATCAGGCTCTCCGGTGGTTGTCAGAGCTTCTCGTCCTGGACGAGGTGAGACCCCGCCCCGCCCGTAAAGCTGTGCCTTTTCGCCTACATAAGATTGAATACATCTTTTTTATCGACTACTTGCATGTACAAAGTAAATATGTGTGCAGGCGCCTACTTTTTTCAAGCTTGGGGGCGGTTTGCGAAGGACCACGGGCTCTCCGGATCCGACTGGAGGGACATGCgcacgaagaaagagagcgagattCACTGGCACCGGATGGCGGTTCATGATTTTGCGTTCAAAGACCAGAagagcagcggagagagcgagcaCGAAGAACTCCAGAACTCCACATTGCTTTACATCATAAATGCGTCTGGAAATccacatacaaatatatatatatatatatatatatatctgcagcAACATATTATATCTAAAAACATTGGTCGTGTTGCATTTCTGTGTGGATACATGTGTATGCGTGCGTGAGTGTGGAAATGATGTGTTGACACCGACTTTGTTATCAGATTTGCCTAGTCAAATCAGGCAGGGCCGAGATTCCGGGGAGGACCAAGATGGTTATTATTTCGTATGACCTCAtcacgaagcagaagaaatTCATGGCGCCGTACCAGGCAAGATCCTTCAGCGTGTGACAGcgttcgcgtctttttctgaTTTCTTCGGACATGCGGGCGACGCGGAggctcgccgccctcgcttGTTGTCGGCTGCTCGTCTGCGTCGTGTGACTGTCTCGCCAAGCAGAGAGAATCTGGAAATGCTTGCTGAAGCCAGCGCGTGaactcgccggcgtctcACGCGTTCGCCGCTCCATGCACGTTCTTCGCGTCCCGCCTTCGTTCGCTGTTCTCGCGGGTGTCTGTTGtgcttctttcgttttcttcagacgagttcctttttctgactctttctcgtctgccgtgcgtctcttcttccgacTCTCGAGCCTCCGTCTCGGCTCCTGGCCAGCGAGCGCACGCCCTCTGCCTTcggcagcgaggcgcggcggccttgtctttctctgtcctggTTGATCTCgtgtttccgctttttttcgcaACGTGCTTTCGAGGAGATTtgcgctctctccacttcgctttttctcagtcggcctctctcgctttgtctCCAGGTGGTCATCTGCGACGAGTCTCACTACCTGAAGAATTACCAGGCGAAACGGACTCAAGCAGTGAGGCTGAGGGATTGCTGCTAAATGGACGAGTGACCCGACTCTGGCTCTGCGTTTTTTGCGTCCTTTTGGGGGGTCGTGGGCGGCCTCTTAGGTACCTCGTTGAAGCCGCGTgcgttctcgctttttcctctcggggTTTCAATCGGTAGACCGTTCCCTGTCCCTTCCtcgtggcgtctctcttcccatTCCTGTGCTGTCGGCTCGCTCGCCCTTTCGCGGTCTGCTGCGTTCGAACGTTTCGACTTTCCTGGGCTTCGTGCTGTCGCTCTAGATTGCCTCGCCAATCTACGTGTGCTCTACGTCTTGTTTGCCCTCGTCATTTTGCTCTTTCGCCTGTGAGGTTCTTGAGTGTTTTTTCCGTTAATGTATCTCTGTCCTTTTCCGTCGcgtccctcgtctctcgactTCAATTCTGTTTCgactctcctttttctcgtcagATCTGTCCTCTCCTGCGAAGTGCGAAACGGGCGATTCTCCTCTCCGGTACTCCGGCACTCAACCGACCAGTGGAGTTGTTTCAACAATTCGACGCTTTGGTAAGTTCGCCTCTCGAAAAAGATGCTATGCTtttgccgccttcctctcgcttccgcgcgcctctcgtgtTCTGCCTCTAGTGTTCTTCACCCTGCGTCCGCTCATCTTGAagttctcctttctcctctgcgttcACGCCTTCGTCACCTACTGGCCATCTGTCCCTCGAGCGCTCTTCGCTGGCTGCCGGCCGcactgtctttctctcctttccccttctcggttctttttccgtctcttccgtctttcgcCCTTTCACCTTAACCTTCCTTCTGGTTTggcggcgtgcatgcacaccccTACTGTAAGCCCTGGGAACATTTCCACAAAAATATCAGCAAACAGGTACACCTCACAaaacatacatacacatatttACACATAAATAggtatgaatatatatatatatatatatatataaatttatacgtgtttctgtttctctgtgcttTTCAGCTTCCGGATCTGTGCACATATCGCGAGTTTGCGGACCGTTACAGCGTCCAAGTTTGGAATCCTTTCACACGCCACTTTGAGTACGAGGGTCATCAACACCCAGAAGAACTTCATCTTCTCCTCAAGCATACAATCATGATAAGACGACTGAAGGAGCAAGTCCACTCCGAGCTGCCTCGGAAAATCAGGTACTCACGCATTCTTTGTTCCACACAAcctcgtttcccgtttctcttcctgtccccaagcgtatatatatatatatatatgtatatatgtatactcACTTAGTTATAGGGTATTAGTACCTCGGAggcaatatatatatatatatatatatatatatatatatatatatatacgtgcatgcacgggcGTTGTTcgggaaaaaagcaaagcctcttctgttttcgtTGCATGCCATGGAGGCCGAATATAATACCCGAGGGCAGCACGCTTTCCATACAGTATCCATGCATGAACaatcaatatatatatatatatatatatttctttCTATCTCCGTCCTGGGATCTCTATTTGTaatctgtttcttctctagCTGTCGCTACCTTGCTCTGTACTTATATCTCTATGCATGCCCGTAACCTGCCTCTCGTTATACATCTATCCACgcgaatatatatatatatatatatatatatatgtatgtgtacatGTGGCGACTTGGTTAGAATTCGGCAAGGACAGCGACTAGAAAGGACCACACATTGTTTTTTGTAGGTCGCGAGTGCCGATTGAGATTCCGGCGAAGGAACTGAAAGAAATTCGTGAGAAGATGGCGGAGCTTGAGGCCGAGGGGAGGCCCGAAGCTTTCCTGGGCGGGGACAGCGCGATGAGTGGCCCCGATCCAAATCCAGAAAATACTGACCAAGTATGAAAATGTCGGCTTAACCAaccctatatatatatatatatatatatgtttacatGCATCTATGTATCTGTGTATATAGATGTGCTGCGCGTTCACACACTTGGGTGTCTAGGTAGAAATCTGTTCTTGGGACACATATGTATTCAGACGGTGATTGATCTGAACATGAGTGTGTGTAGGTGCGTCCGTCTCTGtaggacgaaggagaggtgCGTTTTTGCGAGAGTCGTTTTCGGTACCGGTAGAGACGTTACTGTCCTCGTGGCAGCACGTGGCAATGGAACTCGGGTTAGCAATGGAAAAATCATGAGGTGAAGGGACGTGTGAAAGACCATCGGCTACCGAATACACACACCACCGTGAGTACATGCGAATTCCTCTACAAGGCAcatgcgcgttttccttttctctctttccctcgcgtcctctctttttgcctccTCGTTCGCTCCTATCGGGTAGGCCGcggttttctgtctcccgtggGTGCGGTGCTGCCTCGGCGTTCGTCTGGCTTTCATTTCATCGCCGCTCGCCGGGAATTGTCACTGTGGCTGTCGGCCCTGCGTGCCGACGTGTTCTCAGCgggtctccgcgtcttcgtctcctctggtGGTGGAGCTTTTTACGCTGACCGGCCTCGCGAAGCGCGCGGGGGTGTGCGAGTTCTTGTCGTATCTTTTCAAGAGCGGAGGCGACATGAAAGTCATCGTCTTTGCCCACCATCGCGCCGTGCTCGACTACATCGAGGAGTATCTTcagcagacagagaagaaacagtcTGTGCGAATCGACGGCCGAACTCCGCAAGACAAACGCGAACGTCTCGTGAAAGACTTTCAGACCTCGCCACGTTGCCAGGCAAGAGACGGAACGCGAAACGCAAACGCCGAGCTGCCGGCGATCGTCAGGGGCACCAGCGGGTCTGCGTCA of the Neospora caninum Liverpool complete genome, chromosome XII genome contains:
- a CDS encoding putative SNF2 family N-terminal domain-containing protein; translation: MKAEASFSLRCLGRRLLCAPDAFRIVAQKNVSGNRGRGKGASTCSKAAGGGWVTHLPRELWLFLKELGPLNPMGVGGRDTHALAFPAEKYDLVLRSLNERFIFTDLFPLPAFVLRAFRAFMGFASPQRLPRKTALILLNQTSPSTRRRIEALPSSLAAGAVTTDGGSGHNENPAREHEEKREAKRETEKEEMENETALIKELKPFQLEGYRFGLQRNGRVLVGDEMGLGKTLQALAIAAFYHNEWPFLVICPSSIRFQWRDQALRWLSELLVLDEICLVKSGRAEIPGRTKMVIISRPLSLCLQVVICDESHYLKNYQAKRTQAICPLLRSAKRAILLSGTPALNRPVELFQQFDALLPDLCTYREFADRYSVQVWNPFTRHFEYEGHQHPEELHLLLKHTIMIRRLKEQVHSELPRKIRSRVPIEIPAKELKEIREKMAELEAEGRPEAFLGGDSAMSGPDPNPENTDQRVSASSSPLVVELFTLTGLAKRAGVCEFLSYLFKSGGDMKVIVFAHHRAVLDYIEEYLQQTEKKQSVRIDGRTPQDKRERLVALLSITACGHGLNLTAAGTVIFAELYWVPGQMIQAEDRSHRIGTEFSSIQIHYLIAEGTLDETVFRILQRKWRLMTCTLDGEQQQLAINSHPSVSSFAASAAANASSLSFETYLEGIAKEEETPPRPQASTAAERTGGGGRRGSLPPNTREEERDGGRQTGLARFLQRAGAENRGKRENKREGRKRAEELDSSTDSKPAKRRLLPGPTGGRNEKHANYVISSGDEDSVEDTSDFELVID